Proteins from a single region of Clostridiales bacterium:
- the rpsT gene encoding 30S ribosomal protein S20, producing the protein MPNIKSAMKRVKVAEKRNLRNREQRSKLRTVLRRSREAIENKAENAKEAFDRAIKAIDMAVSKRILHRNTAARKKSTLAKKFNSVFAEK; encoded by the coding sequence TTGCCTAATATAAAATCAGCTATGAAGAGAGTTAAAGTTGCAGAAAAAAGGAACTTGAGGAATAGAGAACAGAGATCAAAGCTTAGGACTGTTTTAAGAAGAAGTAGAGAAGCGATTGAAAATAAAGCAGAGAATGCGAAAGAGGCTTTTGATAGAGCTATAAAGGCTATAGATATGGCAGTTTCAAAACGTATTTTGCATAGAAATACGGCTGCGAGAAAAAAGTCTACGTTAGCTAAAAAGTTCAATTCAGTATTTGCTGAGAAATAA
- a CDS encoding polysaccharide deacetylase family protein: MDVSSFRQEEEVKVDGDTKEERKGLEIVGNEDKVIENVANTDEEYGASEGYIKGRKDTDTFKYQRLKGEINSSLLDRVVLEKEENDKHAWWLRLNGNHEVSGIDPYAERLIQDYDIIYAGDTSKKIVYLTFDEGYENGYTPMILDTLKENDVSAIFFITGAYLKKNPDLVKRMLDEGHEVGSHSVNHPSFPDLAFKDYDKLESEMLDLEQEFYDKFGIGFKYIRPPRGEYSKRTLKAAMQMGYKNVFWSYAYKDYDVNDQRGEDYAYNKVMDHLHNGMVVLLHAVSKDNANALDRMIKDIKSNGYTIAPFDL; this comes from the coding sequence ATGGATGTGTCTAGTTTTAGACAGGAAGAAGAAGTCAAAGTTGATGGTGATACAAAAGAGGAAAGAAAAGGGCTTGAGATAGTAGGCAATGAAGATAAAGTAATAGAAAATGTAGCTAATACCGACGAGGAGTATGGCGCATCAGAGGGTTACATAAAAGGAAGGAAAGATACAGATACATTCAAGTATCAAAGGCTAAAAGGAGAAATAAATAGTAGTTTATTGGATAGAGTTGTCTTAGAAAAAGAAGAGAATGATAAACACGCATGGTGGCTTCGTTTGAATGGTAATCATGAAGTGTCTGGGATAGATCCTTATGCGGAGAGATTAATACAAGATTATGATATAATATATGCTGGGGATACGAGTAAAAAAATTGTGTATTTGACGTTTGATGAAGGCTATGAAAATGGATATACACCGATGATATTGGATACATTAAAGGAAAATGATGTATCAGCAATATTTTTTATAACAGGGGCGTATTTAAAAAAGAATCCTGATTTGGTCAAGAGAATGTTAGATGAGGGACATGAAGTGGGAAGCCACTCGGTTAATCATCCAAGTTTCCCAGATTTGGCGTTTAAAGATTATGATAAATTGGAGAGCGAAATGTTAGATTTGGAACAAGAATTTTATGATAAATTTGGAATTGGATTTAAATATATAAGGCCGCCTAGAGGAGAATACAGTAAGCGTACATTGAAAGCTGCGATGCAAATGGGATATAAGAATGTATTTTGGAGTTATGCGTACAAAGATTATGACGTAAATGATCAAAGAGGAGAAGATTATGCATATAATAAAGTGATGGATCATTTGCATAACGGAATGGTTGTGTTGTTGCATGCTGTATCAAAAGATAATGCTAATGCATTAGATAGGATGATAAAAGACATAAAGAGCAATGGATATACAATAGCTCCGTTTGATTTGTAA